The Chryseobacterium geocarposphaerae genome window below encodes:
- a CDS encoding DUF389 domain-containing protein: MKRFDIFKRYLGQQIYTAKEEHEWETYGEIKEGVIFKGFNLWILGFAMIIACIGLTTNSISAVIGAMLISPLMGPVIGFAFGLAINDRNLRIEGARNGIKITAVSLASATLFFLINPFDHSTELLEAFQKASIFDIFLAFFGGLAGFIGIVKKEGVKIIAGVAIATACMPPLCTAAYGIAHLDFAYFIGGFYFYFINCLFIGWATFLLSRYFKFESITKTKRNRL; encoded by the coding sequence ATGAAAAGATTCGACATTTTCAAGAGATACTTAGGGCAGCAGATTTACACGGCAAAAGAAGAGCACGAATGGGAAACGTATGGAGAAATAAAAGAAGGAGTAATCTTTAAAGGATTCAATCTCTGGATTTTGGGGTTTGCAATGATCATAGCATGTATTGGTCTTACCACAAATTCAATAAGTGCGGTAATCGGAGCTATGTTGATTTCTCCTTTAATGGGGCCGGTGATCGGATTTGCTTTCGGACTGGCAATTAATGACAGGAATCTGAGAATTGAGGGAGCCAGAAACGGGATTAAAATAACAGCAGTAAGCTTAGCTTCGGCAACTTTATTCTTCCTGATTAATCCTTTTGATCATTCTACGGAACTGTTGGAAGCTTTTCAAAAAGCTTCAATTTTCGATATTTTCCTGGCGTTTTTTGGTGGGTTGGCAGGTTTTATCGGGATTGTAAAAAAAGAAGGTGTAAAAATCATTGCAGGGGTTGCTATTGCTACAGCTTGTATGCCTCCACTTTGTACAGCGGCATATGGAATTGCGCATCTTGATTTTGCCTATTTTATTGGTGGATTTTACTTTTATTTTATTAACTGTCTGTTTATAGGCTGGGCAACTTTTTTGCTGTCAAGGTATTTTAAATTTGAATCTATTACTAAGACAAAGAGAAACCGTCTCTGA
- a CDS encoding histidine kinase, which yields MSEDGNSAEDFLTLIKNSRRGKFKVYIGMSAGVGKTYRMLQEAHALLENGIDVKIGYIETHNRKETHALLDGLPIIPRRKLFYKGKELEELDVQAVLNLRPEVVIVDELAHTNIEGSKNEKRWQDVMEILDSGINVISAVNIQHIESLNEEVKDITDIEVKERIPDSILSMADEVVNIDLTAEELINRLKAGKIYDQTKINAALNNFFKAESILQLRELALKEVASQVTRKVESEVTIHKAIKKERFLACISSNEKTAKNVIRKTARLANYYNSQWYLLYVQIPRESSDKIALDKQRHLINNFKLATELGAEIIKVENTNVAHAIMEQCEERKITTVCIGKPHLNLWKIILATDTFNSLLNKLSQENIDLVILS from the coding sequence ATGTCGGAAGACGGAAATTCTGCGGAAGACTTCCTTACTCTTATAAAAAATTCTAGAAGAGGAAAGTTTAAAGTATATATAGGAATGAGTGCCGGTGTGGGTAAAACGTACCGCATGCTGCAGGAAGCCCATGCTCTTTTAGAAAACGGAATTGATGTGAAAATAGGCTATATTGAAACACATAATCGTAAAGAAACCCATGCTTTATTGGATGGATTACCGATTATTCCTCGAAGAAAGCTTTTCTACAAAGGAAAAGAACTGGAGGAGCTGGATGTTCAGGCTGTGCTGAATCTCCGCCCTGAAGTGGTGATTGTTGACGAATTGGCACATACCAATATAGAAGGCAGTAAAAATGAAAAACGTTGGCAGGACGTTATGGAAATTCTGGATTCCGGGATCAATGTGATTTCAGCGGTTAATATTCAGCATATCGAAAGTTTAAATGAAGAAGTAAAAGACATTACTGATATAGAAGTAAAAGAAAGAATCCCGGATTCTATTCTTTCTATGGCAGATGAGGTTGTAAATATCGATTTAACAGCCGAAGAACTGATCAATAGATTAAAAGCCGGAAAAATTTATGATCAGACGAAAATCAATGCAGCACTGAATAACTTTTTTAAAGCTGAAAGTATTTTACAGCTTCGCGAGTTGGCTTTAAAAGAAGTGGCATCACAAGTTACACGAAAAGTAGAATCGGAAGTTACCATTCATAAAGCCATAAAAAAAGAAAGGTTTTTGGCGTGCATCAGTTCCAATGAAAAAACGGCTAAAAATGTAATACGAAAAACGGCAAGATTAGCCAATTATTACAATAGTCAGTGGTATCTGCTGTATGTTCAGATTCCCCGAGAAAGTTCAGATAAAATTGCTCTGGATAAGCAGCGTCATCTGATTAATAATTTTAAATTAGCTACAGAATTAGGAGCTGAGATTATAAAAGTGGAAAATACCAATGTTGCCCATGCTATTATGGAACAATGTGAAGAACGGAAAATTACAACAGTCTGTATTGGAAAACCTCATTTGAACTTATGGAAAATCATTCTGGCAACAGATACCTTCAATTCATTGTTGAATAAGCTGTCGCAGGAGAATATAGATTTGGTTATATTATCATGA
- a CDS encoding HAMP domain-containing sensor histidine kinase, translating into MKIKTKLNIGVGLLFMMIIVLSVLSGWYINQLKRDTNNILVANYNTLEYSRNMLLALEEINSDPLAFGVFEKYLAKQKKNVTEPGEREATEEVVTHFSALKKDTQNASLKSSIRKDIAELMQLNMAAIQHKSGIADETAKNAIAVISIVGMLCFLMAFILMVNLPSNIADPIRILTQSIKQIANQNYKERVHFKSNSEFGELARSFNTMAEKLHEYSESKLEKILKGKKRIETLIDNMQDPVIGIDENKRVLFVNDEALNITGLKKENFVGKLIQDVAVTNDLVRSIIKDIIHPDGKTETEAMKIYADGKESYFEKNIIDINIVPTGEEDSQFIGQVIMLHNITPFKELDLAKTNFIGTVSHEFKTPISSIKMGLQLLENDKIGALNEDQKNLVNGIKDDANRLLKITGELLDITQLESGSIKLNIKPSEVSKIVEYAIDANKAAAEQKQIKILVNISPEVTTVLADSEKTAWVLNNLLSNAIRYSYDNSDIAIEVKKIEDKIIFSVTDTGQGIEPQYISKVFDRYFRIPGVKKEGTGLGLSISKEFIESQGGEIFVKSEYGAGSTFAFILKDH; encoded by the coding sequence ATGAAAATCAAAACAAAACTTAATATAGGGGTAGGCCTTTTGTTTATGATGATTATCGTACTGTCGGTTTTAAGCGGATGGTATATCAATCAGTTAAAACGGGATACCAATAACATTTTGGTAGCCAATTACAATACCCTGGAATATTCCAGAAATATGTTGTTGGCATTAGAAGAAATCAATTCAGACCCATTGGCTTTCGGAGTATTTGAAAAGTATCTGGCCAAACAGAAGAAAAACGTTACGGAGCCTGGAGAAAGAGAAGCAACAGAAGAAGTGGTCACTCATTTTTCAGCTCTGAAAAAAGATACTCAAAATGCTTCATTAAAATCCTCTATAAGAAAAGATATTGCCGAGCTCATGCAGCTTAATATGGCTGCTATTCAGCACAAAAGCGGCATTGCCGATGAAACCGCTAAAAATGCGATTGCAGTTATTTCCATTGTAGGAATGCTGTGTTTTTTGATGGCATTTATTTTAATGGTAAACCTTCCTTCCAATATCGCTGACCCGATTAGAATTTTAACACAGAGTATTAAGCAGATTGCCAATCAGAACTATAAAGAAAGAGTGCACTTTAAAAGCAACAGTGAGTTTGGCGAATTGGCAAGATCTTTTAATACCATGGCTGAGAAACTTCATGAATACTCAGAAAGTAAGCTGGAGAAAATTTTAAAAGGAAAAAAACGGATCGAAACCCTTATTGATAACATGCAGGATCCGGTGATTGGAATTGACGAAAATAAAAGAGTACTCTTTGTAAATGATGAAGCTTTAAACATTACAGGTCTTAAAAAAGAAAATTTTGTCGGAAAGCTCATCCAGGATGTTGCGGTTACCAATGACCTGGTGAGAAGTATCATCAAAGATATCATCCATCCGGATGGAAAAACAGAAACTGAAGCTATGAAAATCTATGCAGATGGAAAAGAGAGTTACTTTGAAAAAAATATTATTGATATTAATATTGTACCTACAGGAGAAGAAGACAGCCAGTTTATAGGGCAGGTAATTATGCTGCATAATATTACGCCGTTTAAAGAACTGGATCTTGCTAAGACCAATTTCATCGGAACAGTTTCTCATGAATTTAAAACGCCGATCTCATCAATAAAAATGGGATTGCAACTCCTCGAAAATGATAAAATAGGTGCGCTGAATGAAGATCAGAAAAACCTGGTCAATGGAATTAAAGATGATGCGAACAGGCTATTGAAGATTACCGGGGAATTATTGGATATTACCCAATTGGAAAGTGGCTCGATCAAACTCAACATAAAACCTTCCGAAGTATCCAAAATCGTTGAATATGCAATAGATGCCAATAAAGCTGCTGCGGAGCAGAAACAGATCAAAATTCTTGTGAACATCTCTCCTGAAGTTACAACTGTTTTGGCAGATAGTGAAAAAACGGCCTGGGTTCTTAATAACTTACTTTCCAATGCTATACGTTATTCTTATGACAACTCTGATATTGCCATAGAGGTAAAAAAGATAGAAGATAAAATTATTTTTTCCGTTACGGATACGGGCCAGGGAATTGAACCTCAGTATATTTCAAAAGTATTTGACCGTTATTTCAGGATTCCGGGTGTAAAAAAGGAAGGAACAGGTCTGGGATTGAGTATAAGCAAAGAATTTATCGAATCTCAGGGTGGAGAAATTTTTGTAAAAAGTGAGTATGGAGCAGGAAGTACGTTTGCTTTTATTTTAAAAGACCATTAA
- a CDS encoding chloride channel protein — protein MKIHNKKKLLSFLKFKRDFQKFGLEKARSYELILHWLNNRLSRNQFLVLSGILVGSTAGLAGVLLKTLVHSIHHFITTKVHFEYQILFYIVFPFLGIVLTTSIVLTLFKGQDRKGIGAILYEIAQNSSIVSSVKMYSQIVQSAITVGLGGSAGLESPIAVTGAAIGSNYAQTYRLTYKERTLLLAAGATAGIASAFNAPIAGIMFAFEILLTGVVFTDFIPLVVAAVCGSLLSRVLLQEDVLFRFYAREAFNYRNVPYYLVLGVVTGLYARYFVIISQKVEHFIKELQMSRLRKAMFGGAVLSLLCVLFPPLFGEGYETVKAFTNGDTHKIIENSLFRYFEIKDLTIIIFLVLVLLLKAFATSFTIFSGGNGGNFAPSLFAGGTVGYLFAIICQQIGFTEVPITNLVLVGMAGAMSGVMYAPLTAIFLIAESSFGYDLFIPLMIVSILSYLIAKWFSPISPELKSMADQGKIFTNKHDKNILFSLKTEEFIDRYSQSVLENAPIDDLFELVKNGDKNIFAIVDEQKTLRGILTLDDIRPYLFNAEKIPVTITEIMKAPPALIHQEDRPLEILQVFDDTGVWNLPVVDDTNRFVGFISKSKILMSYRQLLKEYSD, from the coding sequence GTGAAAATTCATAATAAAAAAAAATTACTGAGCTTTTTAAAGTTTAAAAGAGACTTTCAAAAGTTTGGACTTGAAAAAGCACGCAGCTACGAACTCATTCTTCATTGGCTAAATAACAGGCTCAGCAGAAATCAATTTCTTGTTTTGTCAGGAATTCTTGTAGGAAGCACAGCCGGTTTAGCAGGGGTCTTACTAAAAACTTTAGTTCACAGTATTCATCATTTTATTACCACTAAAGTTCATTTTGAATATCAGATTTTATTTTACATTGTTTTTCCGTTTCTAGGAATTGTTCTGACAACAAGTATTGTCCTTACTTTATTTAAGGGACAGGACAGAAAAGGGATCGGAGCCATATTATACGAAATTGCACAGAACTCCAGTATTGTTTCATCGGTTAAGATGTATTCTCAAATTGTTCAGAGTGCAATAACGGTAGGACTTGGAGGCTCTGCCGGTCTGGAAAGTCCTATTGCTGTAACAGGAGCTGCAATAGGCTCCAATTACGCACAAACCTACCGGCTTACTTATAAAGAACGTACCCTTTTATTAGCAGCAGGAGCAACTGCGGGGATTGCTTCTGCATTCAATGCTCCGATTGCTGGAATTATGTTTGCCTTTGAAATATTACTGACAGGAGTTGTGTTTACCGATTTTATTCCATTGGTGGTTGCTGCCGTTTGCGGGAGTTTGTTATCAAGAGTTTTACTTCAGGAAGACGTCCTTTTCAGGTTTTATGCAAGAGAGGCTTTCAACTATCGCAACGTACCTTATTATCTTGTTTTAGGCGTAGTCACTGGGTTATATGCAAGATATTTTGTTATTATTTCGCAGAAGGTTGAGCATTTTATAAAAGAATTACAGATGTCCCGTCTCAGAAAAGCCATGTTTGGGGGTGCTGTTCTTTCCTTGTTATGTGTACTTTTTCCGCCTTTGTTTGGAGAAGGTTATGAAACAGTAAAGGCTTTTACCAATGGAGATACTCATAAAATTATTGAAAACAGTCTTTTCCGGTATTTTGAGATTAAGGATCTTACCATCATCATCTTTCTGGTATTGGTTCTTTTATTAAAAGCATTTGCCACCTCTTTTACCATTTTCAGCGGAGGAAACGGAGGAAATTTTGCACCTTCCCTTTTTGCAGGCGGAACTGTCGGTTATTTATTTGCGATCATCTGTCAGCAAATAGGCTTTACAGAGGTTCCGATCACCAATCTCGTTTTAGTAGGAATGGCAGGAGCCATGAGCGGAGTCATGTATGCACCGTTAACGGCAATCTTTTTGATAGCAGAATCCAGCTTCGGGTATGATCTGTTCATTCCGCTGATGATTGTTTCCATTTTGTCTTATCTTATTGCTAAATGGTTCTCCCCTATTTCTCCAGAATTAAAATCAATGGCTGATCAGGGAAAAATCTTCACCAACAAGCATGATAAAAATATTTTATTTTCTTTAAAAACAGAAGAGTTTATTGATCGATATTCTCAGTCGGTTCTGGAAAATGCTCCTATTGATGATCTCTTTGAATTGGTGAAAAACGGTGATAAAAATATTTTTGCCATCGTTGATGAGCAAAAAACACTACGTGGAATTCTTACATTGGACGATATCAGACCTTATTTATTCAATGCTGAAAAAATCCCTGTAACAATAACCGAAATAATGAAAGCTCCTCCTGCACTCATTCATCAGGAAGACCGTCCTTTGGAAATTCTCCAGGTCTTTGATGATACGGGAGTTTGGAATTTACCCGTAGTAGATGATACCAATAGATTCGTCGGATTTATATCCAAGTCTAAAATTTTAATGAGCTACAGGCAATTATTGAAAGAATATTCAGATTAA
- a CDS encoding prevent-host-death protein, translating into MNYTLELNTQDPGSNVVFNNIVFDSFKVNIVERHTGSMRSRSKLNHVLFKVRTLDNNLIQTKEGNGRIKIKGEDFEMYQKAIQVLSSYEYKNKLINRKEAEENYVHFILRLVISNYTLN; encoded by the coding sequence ATGAATTATACACTTGAACTCAATACGCAGGACCCCGGTTCAAACGTCGTTTTTAACAACATCGTATTTGATTCGTTCAAAGTGAATATTGTTGAAAGACATACAGGTTCAATGCGTTCCCGTTCAAAACTCAATCATGTCTTATTCAAAGTCAGAACTTTAGACAATAATCTCATTCAAACTAAGGAAGGTAACGGCAGAATCAAAATAAAAGGAGAAGATTTTGAAATGTATCAAAAGGCAATACAGGTTCTCTCATCCTATGAATATAAAAATAAGCTGATTAACAGAAAAGAAGCGGAAGAAAATTATGTTCACTTTATTTTGAGGTTGGTTATTTCTAACTATACGCTTAACTAA